From a region of the Mycobacteroides saopaulense genome:
- a CDS encoding MMPL/RND family transporter translates to MSADHAQESRAATIIRRLAVPIILIWVAIAAVTNATVPQLEVVGEERSAPLNAADAPSTLAMRHIGKVFNEFDSDSSAMVVLEGDKPLGAQAHQFYNTLVQRLNDDREHVQHVADYWGDPITAGGSQSKDGKAAYVQVYVAGNQGEALSNESVDAVRRIVADTPAPDGVKAYVSGEAPTITDQFEVGNAGAAQVTIITFAVIAVMLLVVYRSLTTTALVLAMVMVELSAARGIVAALGHTGVIGLSTYATNLLTMLAIAAGTDYAIFFVGRYQEARSAGEERLVAYQTMFKSTAHVIIGSGLTVAGALFCLSFTRLPYFQTLGLPAALGVLVTLAAALTLAPAVLVVASRFGLMEPKRAMRTRGWRRIGTAIVRWPGPILVVSSVVTLVGLLALPGYKTTYDGRIYMPSTVPSNIGYAAAERHFSVARLNPELLMIETDFDMRNPAGMVLLERVAKSVLHARGVALVQSITRPLGTPITHSSIPFQISASSASQLMNLSQQQNQALYLSQQADQMTQTIAVLRQQLALQKQSAAITHEQTQGFQQTVAVAEDLRDKIANFDDQFRPIRNYFYWEPHCFDIPFCAALRSIFDALDGIDELVDALKSVTGSLDKLDALQPKLVDLIPPQIAIQEKNRDLTLSNFAINNGTNTQNEESTRTATELGKAFDDAKNDDSFYLPPEAFDNPAFKRGMKLFMSPDGKAARMIITHQGDPQTSEGIAHIDAIKEAAFDAVKATPLADAKIYVAGTASAYKDIADGQKYDLLMAALASLGLILLIMMFLTRSLVAALVIVGTVALSLAASFGMSVVVWQYIFGIPLYWVIFPLAVIILLAVGADYNLLLISRFKEETGAGLKTGIIRAIAGTGGVVTAAGLVFAVTMSSFIFSDLRVLGQIGTTIGLGLLFDTLVVRSFLTPAIATMLGRWFWWPLNVRTRPEPKPPTTRVASTVS, encoded by the coding sequence ATGAGTGCCGATCACGCCCAAGAGTCGCGAGCCGCCACGATCATCCGCCGGCTCGCGGTGCCGATCATCTTGATCTGGGTGGCCATCGCGGCGGTGACCAACGCGACGGTGCCACAGCTGGAAGTGGTGGGCGAGGAACGGTCCGCCCCACTGAACGCCGCCGACGCACCGTCGACGCTTGCGATGAGACATATCGGCAAGGTCTTCAACGAGTTCGACTCGGACAGCTCGGCCATGGTCGTCCTCGAGGGCGACAAACCCCTTGGCGCGCAGGCCCATCAGTTTTACAACACGCTGGTGCAGCGGCTGAACGACGACCGCGAACACGTGCAGCACGTCGCCGACTACTGGGGCGATCCGATCACAGCGGGCGGCTCGCAAAGCAAGGACGGCAAGGCCGCCTATGTCCAGGTCTACGTCGCAGGCAACCAGGGCGAGGCACTGTCCAATGAGTCCGTCGACGCGGTGCGCCGCATCGTGGCGGACACCCCCGCCCCGGACGGAGTCAAGGCCTACGTTTCCGGAGAAGCCCCAACCATTACCGACCAATTCGAGGTGGGCAACGCGGGCGCCGCCCAGGTCACCATCATCACCTTCGCGGTGATCGCGGTCATGCTGCTGGTCGTCTACCGCTCGCTGACCACCACGGCATTGGTGCTGGCGATGGTCATGGTGGAGCTCTCGGCCGCTCGGGGAATCGTTGCGGCACTGGGTCATACGGGCGTCATCGGACTGTCGACCTACGCGACGAATCTTCTGACGATGCTCGCCATCGCCGCCGGCACCGACTACGCGATATTTTTCGTCGGCCGCTATCAGGAAGCACGTTCAGCGGGCGAGGAACGTCTGGTCGCCTACCAGACGATGTTCAAGTCCACCGCCCACGTGATCATCGGATCGGGCCTGACCGTCGCCGGTGCCTTGTTCTGCCTGTCGTTCACGCGCCTGCCCTACTTCCAAACCCTTGGCCTGCCCGCGGCTCTCGGCGTGCTGGTAACGCTGGCGGCGGCGCTCACCCTGGCGCCGGCCGTGTTGGTCGTCGCCAGCCGCTTCGGCCTGATGGAACCCAAGCGTGCGATGCGCACCCGCGGGTGGCGACGCATCGGCACCGCCATCGTGCGTTGGCCCGGACCGATTCTCGTTGTCTCGTCCGTGGTCACACTCGTCGGACTGCTCGCGCTGCCGGGGTACAAAACCACTTACGACGGTCGCATCTACATGCCGAGCACGGTCCCGTCGAACATCGGATACGCGGCGGCCGAACGTCACTTCTCCGTGGCGCGCCTCAACCCCGAACTCCTCATGATCGAAACCGATTTCGACATGCGCAACCCCGCAGGCATGGTCCTGCTGGAGCGCGTCGCCAAATCCGTCCTGCATGCCCGCGGCGTGGCGCTGGTTCAATCGATCACCCGCCCGTTGGGCACGCCGATCACGCACTCATCCATCCCATTTCAGATCAGTGCCTCGAGCGCCAGCCAGCTGATGAATCTCTCTCAACAGCAGAACCAAGCCCTGTACTTGTCACAGCAGGCCGATCAGATGACGCAAACTATCGCGGTGCTGAGACAACAACTGGCACTCCAGAAACAAAGCGCCGCCATCACGCACGAACAAACCCAGGGCTTCCAGCAGACCGTGGCCGTGGCCGAGGACCTACGGGACAAGATCGCGAATTTCGACGACCAGTTCCGCCCCATCCGCAATTACTTCTACTGGGAGCCGCACTGCTTCGACATCCCCTTCTGCGCGGCGCTGCGATCGATCTTCGACGCCCTCGACGGTATCGACGAACTCGTCGACGCACTGAAATCGGTCACCGGGAGCCTCGACAAGCTCGACGCGCTACAGCCCAAACTCGTGGACCTGATACCGCCGCAGATCGCCATTCAGGAGAAGAACCGCGACCTGACCCTGTCGAACTTTGCGATCAACAATGGCACCAACACCCAGAACGAAGAATCCACACGCACTGCCACCGAATTGGGCAAGGCCTTCGATGACGCGAAGAATGACGACTCGTTCTACCTACCCCCGGAAGCCTTCGACAACCCCGCGTTCAAGCGCGGCATGAAACTGTTCATGTCCCCGGACGGCAAGGCCGCGCGGATGATCATCACCCACCAGGGGGACCCGCAGACCTCCGAAGGCATCGCGCACATCGACGCGATCAAGGAGGCGGCATTCGACGCCGTCAAGGCGACGCCGTTGGCCGACGCCAAGATCTACGTGGCCGGAACCGCCTCGGCGTACAAGGACATCGCCGACGGCCAGAAGTACGACCTACTGATGGCCGCCTTGGCTTCGCTCGGCCTCATCCTGCTCATCATGATGTTCCTGACCCGCAGTCTGGTCGCGGCCCTGGTGATCGTGGGGACCGTGGCACTGTCGCTGGCGGCATCGTTCGGGATGTCAGTGGTGGTGTGGCAGTACATCTTCGGCATTCCGCTGTACTGGGTCATCTTCCCGCTGGCGGTCATCATCCTGTTGGCGGTCGGTGCAGACTACAACCTGCTGTTGATCTCCCGATTCAAGGAGGAAACGGGGGCGGGCCTGAAAACAGGCATCATCCGCGCCATTGCCGGCACCGGTGGCGTCGTCACCGCCGCAGGCCTGGTCTTCGCGGTGACCATGTCGTCGTTCATCTTCAGCGATCTGCGGGTGCTCGGCCAGATCGGTACCACCATCGGCCTGGGGCTGCTCTTCGACACCCTGGTGGTTCGGTCGTTCTTGACGCCGGCGATAGCGACCATGCTGGGCCGCTGGTTCTGGTGGCCCCTCAATGTGCGTACTCGGCCGGAGCCGAAGCCGCCGACTACTCGGGTTGCGTCCACGGTTTCGTAG
- a CDS encoding TetR/AcrR family transcriptional regulator, whose translation MAADVSTGLTRATKGRQASPWTPREVELLAVTLRLLQQHGYDRLSVDEVAAESRASKATIYRRWPSKAELVLAAFIEGMRAQLVRPNTGSLREDLMQIGTNALADVRRNTPVMRGLLNEIARNPALTKAFRTKFVDQRKSLIDDVLAAAVERGEIDAAAVNEELWDLMPGYLVFRSLLPVRSPTADTVRTLVDGVIMPSLTRKL comes from the coding sequence ATGGCAGCTGATGTGTCAACGGGGTTGACTAGAGCGACAAAGGGGCGGCAGGCTTCTCCGTGGACTCCGCGTGAAGTCGAGCTGCTTGCCGTCACCCTGCGTCTGCTGCAACAGCATGGGTACGACCGACTGTCGGTCGACGAGGTGGCGGCCGAGTCCAGGGCGAGCAAGGCCACGATCTATCGGCGCTGGCCGTCGAAGGCCGAGTTGGTGCTGGCAGCCTTCATCGAAGGAATGCGCGCACAACTGGTCAGGCCGAATACCGGCTCGCTACGCGAGGACCTGATGCAGATCGGGACCAATGCGCTCGCGGATGTCCGGCGCAACACGCCCGTCATGCGCGGGCTGCTGAACGAGATCGCACGAAACCCCGCTTTGACCAAGGCCTTTCGGACCAAGTTCGTCGATCAGCGCAAGTCGTTGATTGACGACGTACTGGCCGCGGCGGTCGAACGAGGCGAGATCGACGCGGCCGCCGTCAACGAGGAGCTCTGGGATCTGATGCCCGGGTATCTGGTGTTCCGCTCGTTACTGCCGGTGAGGTCACCGACAGCCGACACCGTCCGGACGCTGGTGGACGGCGTCATCATGCCCAGCCTGACCCGGAAGCTCTAA
- a CDS encoding MmpS family transport accessory protein has product MQGWFWTLLKRWWTFLVAAAVVAVVVFGVTRLHGVFGSNIELSRPGTEAMENTNYNPKRVLLEVFGTSGSTATINFLDEMAQPHRVDNAPLPWSHELVTNDPTLFADLRAQGSGEVTGCRITVDGIVKDERTVTIVNGYTTCLDKSA; this is encoded by the coding sequence GTGCAGGGCTGGTTCTGGACTCTCCTCAAACGCTGGTGGACGTTCCTCGTCGCCGCCGCGGTGGTGGCGGTGGTGGTTTTCGGGGTCACCCGGCTGCACGGCGTATTCGGCTCGAACATCGAACTCTCCCGCCCAGGCACCGAGGCCATGGAGAACACCAACTACAACCCCAAACGCGTACTGCTCGAGGTCTTCGGCACGAGCGGGAGCACCGCGACCATCAACTTTCTCGATGAAATGGCTCAGCCGCACCGCGTCGACAACGCGCCGCTGCCCTGGTCGCACGAGCTGGTCACCAACGACCCCACCCTGTTCGCCGACCTGCGCGCGCAGGGCAGCGGCGAGGTGACCGGCTGCCGCATCACCGTCGACGGCATCGTCAAGGACGAAAGGACTGTCACCATCGTGAACGGCTACACCACCTGCCTGGACAAGTCCGCATGA